CCATTGCAAACACCTGGAAGCCAACCTCGCAGATCATAAGCTACATGATCCTGCTGGCCGCCGGCGTCCGGTTCCTGCATTTTGCCCTGTTCGAAGGCACGCTGCTTTCGCTTCACTACTATATTGTCGACTTGATCATACTTTTGATCATTTGCTGGCTTGGCTTCCGGTTCACCCGCACCAACCAGATGGTGAAGCAGTATCATTGGCTCTATGAAAAAGTCAGCCCGCTCACATGGAAAGAGCGCAAGGGCTAAGCCAATTTTCATCAAGATTGATGGTGGCGGTCAGCGCCACTGTCCTACCGCAGCAAATCGTGGGGGTATTTGTCTTACATTGCTGTCGGGCTTAACGGGGGAGGCTATTTTATTCCATTGTCAGAAAAAATAGCCAAACTCACATGACCGTAAGGTTCAATAAAAATCACACCAGAATAGCTGTGCCGCTAAAAAACAAAGGCACAGCGGAACATTGCAAACATCTCAATGGGAGAGTTTTAATGAAAAAACTACTTTTGGCAGGCGTCGCACTCGCAGGCTCCATCGCAATGACCAGTGGGGCATTCGCTGAAATCATCATCGCTACCGCAGGTCCGATGACCGGTCAGTATGCGTCCTTCGGTCAGCAGATGAAGATCGGTGCGGAACAGGCTGTTGAAGACATCAACGCTGCTGGCGGCGTGAATGGCGAAATGCTCAAGCTTGAAATTGGCGATGACGCATGTGACCCAAAACAGGCTGTTGCGGTTGCCAACCAGATGGTCGGCAAAGGCGTAACCTTCATGGCTGGCCACTTCTGCTCAGGCTCTTCTATTCCGGCATCGTCCGTTTATGCTGAAGAAGGCATTGTTCAGATTTCTCCAGCATCCACCAACCCGAAATTCACCGACGAACGTCCAAATCCGGATGGCGGCACCTATCGTGTTTGCGGTCGTGATGACCAGCAGGGTGAAGTGGCCGGTAAACTGCTTTGGGATGAGTTCAAAGACAAGAATGTTGCCATCATCCAGGACAAAACCGCCTATGGTAAAGGCCTGGCCGACCAGACCAAAGCTGCTTTCGAAGCCCTTGGTGGTGAAGTGGTCATGTATGAAGCCTACACCGCTGGTGAAAAAGACTACACCGCTCTGGTTTCCAAGCTGAAGCAGGCAAAAATCGACGCTCTGTATGTTGGTGGTTACCACACCGAAGCTGGCCTCATCGTGCGCCAGATGCGCAACCAGGGTATGGATACCGTGCTGATTTCTGGTGACGCTCTGGTAACCGACGAATACTGGTCCATCACCGGTGATGCTGGCGAAGGCACCCTGATGACCTTCTCTCCGGATCCGGCTCTCAACCCTGAAGCAGCTCCGGTTGTTGAAGAATTCAAGAAAAAGGGCCTGACCACCGAAGGCTATGTTCTTTATACCTAT
This genomic window from uncultured Cohaesibacter sp. contains:
- a CDS encoding branched-chain amino acid ABC transporter substrate-binding protein, whose product is MKKLLLAGVALAGSIAMTSGAFAEIIIATAGPMTGQYASFGQQMKIGAEQAVEDINAAGGVNGEMLKLEIGDDACDPKQAVAVANQMVGKGVTFMAGHFCSGSSIPASSVYAEEGIVQISPASTNPKFTDERPNPDGGTYRVCGRDDQQGEVAGKLLWDEFKDKNVAIIQDKTAYGKGLADQTKAAFEALGGEVVMYEAYTAGEKDYTALVSKLKQAKIDALYVGGYHTEAGLIVRQMRNQGMDTVLISGDALVTDEYWSITGDAGEGTLMTFSPDPALNPEAAPVVEEFKKKGLTTEGYVLYTYAAIQAYVDAVKAAGSTDYDAVNEALNAGEFPTVLGNLSFDEKGDVTLPGYVWYKWSDGKYGYK
- a CDS encoding DUF6867 family protein, which codes for MLWEVSFGTLLLVTICLGGGAAWMAGRAIANTWKPTSQIISYMILLAAGVRFLHFALFEGTLLSLHYYIVDLIILLIICWLGFRFTRTNQMVKQYHWLYEKVSPLTWKERKG